One Primulina eburnea isolate SZY01 chromosome 4, ASM2296580v1, whole genome shotgun sequence genomic window, ctgcaaaacaagcgttagattctgcaaacaatgatcaaaagatgaaccaaacacagaaatatcatctataaaaacttccattatttcctcaaccatgtcagaaaatatgaCCATCATACACcgctgaaaagtagcaggtgcattgcagagaccaaatggcattctcctgaaagcaaatgtaccgtaggggcaagtgaaggtagtcttctcttgatcctccggtgcaatgacaatctgattgtaacctgaataaccatctagaaagcaataataatgataaccacctactctatcaagcatctggtcaataaagggaagagggaagtgatctttcctagtcgcatcattcaatttcctatagtCTATACacactcgccaaccagtcaatggacgagttgaaatcaattcgttattctcatttctaactACAGTTATACCTCCCtttttaggcactacttgtactggtgaaacccaagaactatcagatatagcataaataacaccagcatttaacaattttaatacctcagccctcacaactTCTTTAATGGCTAGATTAAGCCTCCTCTGATGATCAACGTAGGGGGAATAGGACTCCTGCATcaatattttatgcatacaaacagtggggctaatcccctttatatcagcaattgtccatcccaacacagatttaaattctctcaacaccCTCAACAACCTATCTTTTTCATCACTAGTAAGAGCAGAAGATATAATTACCGGATGTGACGAACTCTCGTCTAGGAACGCGTAGCACAAGTGACTCGGTAAATCCTTCAATACAGGGGATGCTTTTGGTACCTCTTTACTTGCATCCTCAAGTAACTCTTCAAGTTGGGCATCACTCTTTTCCTTATGTAGTGTATTGAGAGCATGTGACTCCTCTTGCacatcccaatcatcttcatccagTGTAGAAGCTgattccaacaagcatctctccAAAGAGTCTTTTGTCAACTTtcctgcaccaacatgagatacacatgaatcaattatatcaatactcttacaagtacttacctcatttggtccCTTGatggtgttgtagatgttgaacacgACTTcatctccacctactctcaatgtgagctcgcccttgtgcacatcaatcaatGCTTTCCCGGTGGCCAAGAATGTccttccaaagataagtggCGTCTCCTGGTCTTCCTCCATATCTAAgatgacaaaatcagcaggaaatatgaatttgtctacctttaccagcaCATCCTCTACTATCCCTCTTGGATAGGTAAGTGATCTGTCCGCCAGCTGCAAAGTAATAGTGCTAGgtttcacctcgccaagctccaatgtcctgtaaatagaaaaaggcattaaatttATACTAGCAcccaaatcacataaagctctatttactctagaaccaccaataacacaaggaatagtaaacctccctggatctttgagtttttGTGGTAATTTCCTTTGGAGTATTGCACTGCACTCTTCGGTCAGCTTTACAGTCTCAAACTCTTGAAGTTTCCTCTTTTTGGACATCACATCCTTGATGAATTTAGCATAATTGGGCATTTGCTCCAATGCATCGGCAAATGGGATGTTGATgtgtattttcttgaaaatttccaggAACTTCGCAAACTGATCATCCAACCCTTTCTTTTTGAACCTCTGTGGATATGGAAGATTTACCTTCGGTAAGGGCTGCTGTTTAAGTAATTTCTCAGGTTCCTCTACTTTCTCTTCTCCAACACTTTCGCTCTTTCCTTCATCTTCCTCAACTGTAACCTCTACACTTTCTACAGTAGGCTCTGGAACCCCAATTTCTTTGCCACTCCTCAGTGTGACAGCCTTGCACTGTTCCCTAGGGTTCACCTCGGTATTGCTGGGAAACTGTCCTCGGTTCTGATCTTTTAAAGCATTGGCTAGTTGCCCAATCTGTGTTTCCAAGGATTTCATCCTGGCACCCATATTACCCATGTGTGTCTCCATGTTATCAAGACGAGACTCAGTTCTCGCCATTCTCTTCCCAGACTCAGTCACAAATGTACCAAATAGATCTTCAAAAGATGGCTTTCCTTCCCCTTttgtgtattgaaccccggtggggGATTCAACACGTTCTTGTTGTTTGCATAGGAGAAATTCTCGTGATTACTCAAAcctggatgataagtattagggggaggatTACCTCGATAACCTGCAAAGCCGCAATTGTTGATGTACTGAGCTTCCTCCACAAGTGGCTCTTCCTCAGCAGTCACCAATGCTACATCAGACGTAGATTGGCCTGGCTTGTTCATCGCTGCAATCTGTGCGGTCAATGCCGAATCCTGTGCAGTAAGTGATGTGATTGGGTCTACAGCATACACTCCAGCAGGTTTCCTTGATCCAGATCTTTCActcggccactgataactgttgatggtcatctgttcaagcaaatcataggcCTCATCAGTTGTTTTAGAAAAAATAGTACCTCCGGCGGCTGCATCCACATTCCCTCTAGTTGGCCCATCtaaaccattgtaaaataacTCAATCTGCACCCAATCTGCATAGCCATGATTCGGGCACTTCCTGAGTAATTCCTTGTATCGCTCCCACGCCTCATATAATACCTCAAATTCTCTCTGCCTGAAGTTGGTGATATCTATTTTCAGCTGAGAAGATTTAGCAGGAGGGAAGTACTTTGACAGAAACTTCGTAACCAAATCTGCCCAAGTAGTAACACTCCCCAGCGGTAGAGATTGGAGCCAACTCCTTGCGTGATCCGTaagagaaaacggaaacaagCGCAATCGAATAATTTTGTCAGAAACACCATTAATTTTTACCGTGTCCGTGATCTCCAAAAAGTTCTGAGGTGAAGATGGGGATCTGCGGTGGCTGCTCCTCCAaattggttctgttgaaccatattGATGAGTGCGGGCTTTAGCTCGAAATTATTAGCAGCAATAGTTCCACGAGCTATTCCAGAGTAGTGAGCGTTTATGACTGGGCGGAAATGTTCCCGGATTGGCACCTCTCTTGGGAGCTCATTCTGattatctctgttttcagccatcgCTTTAATttcttctttccttgctttccttaatctcctggcagttctttcgatttccGGATCAAAAATCAGCAAGTCGGGATTTTGaaatcttcgcatgcactgcaAAACAAAAAGATTATAGATTaacaaaacaaataaaataaaataaaataaaatctaaattAAAGTGAAGACTAATTAGTAATGATATCAATATGCAATTAAATAGTTTACTCTCCGGCAACGGcgacaaaaacttgttgcgtgttttcactaccgtaagtatacggtgtcaagttttagtactggttagagtacagatatcgatcccacgaagagtaaatatttaaaactgtatattaattaccacaattgacatagctcaactttatttaaacaaatcaaatagttggtttaaaatcaattcgaataaaataacaattcctgtaattctagcacgcagCAGAAAATTCACTGAggaaataaatctagagatatgatttcgtcgagtctcccctatgctaaattaacaTTGACTAACATTTAATAAAATTGCACCATGTGtattaaccaagaactcacaatattttctatttcctctgtcgagtgataaatagaaatgtactacctattactgattttaatatgtttattCAAAATCTcgtaacacgtaataaatgcaaacaaGGTTCTTTTATGGATTAgtcagagttatacgtcttttgcacgttataaatatctaacgatgtgatttcttctgtcctaatttcaatcccctctGTCGAGTGTTAGATTTCAATTATGtgatcaatcgaattatggccaTTAATTCAAGAGCATTAaaacaagaaatcacaaataaacacgatgaaatatttcaatgaaaattcaaatcGTCATTAACATAGGTTCAACCACgactacatcaatctctagaaaataaaattagttcatgctCAAATCAAGATCACAATGAAACCTGTTTATGATCATTAAAACGTAAAAACAAAGAACCGAATTAGAAACGTGTTGAAGGGAGATAAAAGtgcgtctccgtgtccggatttaGCGTcttcggtctccgttcttcgcgttCCGTCGTTGGCTCTCGTGTTTCCTTCGCACTCTATGATGGCGGCTGCTTCTAAAATATTTCAGAATCCCCCAAAATCCAACGCCGAAACCTATTTAAATCTGGAACTCGCGtcgcgcacatatgcgcgccatgagcggcgcatatgcgcgctgctcTCGGTATTTCTCTTCTTGGGgcatttctcgcgcatatgcgcgctcttactcgcgcatatgcgcgagtctcaCTGTATgggccgcgcatgtgcgcggctttgggggcgcatatgcgccattctttCTGCCagttgcgcgcatgtgcgcgggaatacgtcgcgcatgtgcgcgcttgCCTTGCCCTCGACTCCTGTTTTTCTCACCCTTCTTCTCATAAGCATCATTTTAATGCATTTTCATGCCCACGTCGTAGTCGTACCTAAGTTCCTGCACTCACACAAAAAACAACACGGAACGCataatttttcccaaaaagACTAACAATCTGTATGAATTATAAAGATAATTTAAGTTcataaaatgcacttatcacCTTCCTTATTGCTCCATTTCTTTTTCTTATTGATGCAATTACCTTGATAGTTAGATGCCAAGTGAGCACTTTCAATCACATCTTGTTTCAATCTCTCCTACTCGTGAACACACTGCGCAATAAGCTCATTCAAAGTCCATTTTTCCTTCTGGGTATTATAACTTATtttgaattgattaaattgcGTAGGCAAAGAGATCAAGACTAAATGCACGACTATGTCTTTCGACAATTCCAACTTGAATGCTTTAGTCAAGTTACAAGATTTGATATTTCCATTATGTACTCCCTTATGTTCCCTTTCTCTTTGAGACAAGTTTAGTCAGAATAGTACTTGTCTCGACCTTTTTGTTTGCAGCGAAACGATCTGCTATTTGAGTAAGGAactttttgacatcattttctTCAGGAATTGCACCCCTTATAGTATATGGAATAGAATGTTTCATAATCATTAAACTCATGCGGTTTGATCACTCCCACTTTCCGAAGAACTTTTTTGATCAGCATTTCATGAACTGGTCAAAAGTGCGGGGAAGTCTCCCCTTAACGCATAGTCCAAATCCATGCAGCCGAGCACTATCATAACATGCTCTTTCcatttcttgaattttgagCCATTAAGTACATGAATGTTCTTCAGATTGACAGATATGAAGATgctataacaaaataaaacaaaaactcacAATAAATTATATTCCAtgcatatatttaaaataaataaatcacaaAATATAAGCATGCTGATTGAGGGCCCATAAAAAATACCTAGCACAACATTGATATTTAGTctttaaacaaaaataacattttgtaAGTAATATCCTCAAATATCATGGTTATTAAATATTGATAATAAATCGGGCCAACAATATGTCTTTCTTTGGACCGACAATTGCATGCATGAATAAATCCAAAATTATCACATATTTATTACCACATATTGTCATAAAATTTGGCCAGAAAATGATCTCCTTTTGGGTTGATCATTTTCCGCATAAATTTAACAATATTTAATATCATATAATGTGTCTACAATTTGACaagaaaataatcttccttttgGTCAATTAATTTCTGTGTAGTTTTGACACGCCACATAATTATGTTCTTATCATCAGACCAAACAATAACTTTTCTTTGGGCGATTATTTTCTGCATatataaacatatttttttGTCACTTATTATGTCTATTATCTGGCCAAAAAATAGTCTTCCTTTGGGTCGACTATTTTTCGCATCTAGATAAATGCACTTGAAGAAAAGATATATTGAATCTAAAATCTTGCAAGAAATTAATCTTCTTTTGGACCGATATTTTACGCATAGATTTAGATGCACTTTAAAATCACCTATTGTGTTTAGAATTTGGCCAATAAATAATCTTCCTTTGGACCGACTATTTTCGCATAAATTGAAAcacaatttattttgaaatttaacAATATCTACATATCTCAAAATAACTTTATTAACatgtaatttaaatttaataaaatttgagATACAAgattgatactcacgggaaattttgGAGTCCGCTTTCAGCAACtgtcactagtccagacgcaGGTTTTGAATACcatgagcctgaaatcacaaatatgATCGTTAGAAGGGGACTAGGAGGGTGACCTGGCGTAGCCTCTCCGACACTCAAGTCAGAGattgaggatatatggggggagcagctaagggcgcTGCTGAAAATAATATAGTGAATCCATGAATTAACACTCAAAACTGCTATTTACAagagaatacctgggcccttgatgggcctgccttccatttgggctagggATGGGCCAGGGGTAATGGGCTCATCTAcggggtatcaccagtctccccttcccgagtcgaactgaatccCAGGTTCGAAGTTCGATTAGTCATATTGTCCTCAGGTTACCGGCTGCGAGTTGTGAATTTTCTTCCAGCCGTCCGTCAGtctcaaaaaatttggaaacgAATCAAATCGCAGTGCTTCTTTGAAAGGAAAGATTTGGTTGTGCTTCCCCTATCAATAGAGGTCCCCTACTCACTTCAATTTCACTTCTCTCCTACAGAATTTTCTCTTCAATTCACCAGCTCTCTCCCGTGTATGTCTCATCTGCGTGTTAACCCTAACGCCACTTCATCATCACCTCACTGTCATCACTCACGTACGCCGCCGGCAGCCTCGCCTCCTACCCCTCGCCTGGCCGCCGCACCATGAGTGCTCCAGCCGAGTCTCCTGTCCATCCGAGCCGTCTCCCTGCGCGCTTGTCCAGCCCCGCCATCACCGTTGCCCTACCCCACGCATGCTCGTTTTCCCTCCTCCCTCACTACCCCTTCAAAACACCGACGTGTGACTTTTTGGTCCCCGAACAAGACTCCAATTCTTTTTCTCACAGGAAACTTAAGCTTCTTATGATAAGTGGAAGCTACGGCTCTGAAATCCTAGATGGTTGGTCATCCTAGAATTCCATTATACGCTGAAATGGTATCCACCACGGTGAACGCTATCATTTTTGTTACCCGCTGAGGATCAGTCCCCAAGGATAGAGGAAGCACAATCTGACCCAAAGGCGGGATGGCGTGTCCTGCAAACCCATACAGCGGGGTGGAGACCGACGTGCTCTTGAACAAGACGTTCACGgagcttccattatcaataaatatCCTTGCCACATCATAATTGGCAATGGTGGCCGTAACCACCGAGGCATCGTTATGTGGAGTCACAACGCCTCGGAGGTCTTCCGGCCCAAAGCTGATGACGGGTTCTTGTGGTAAGTCTGCACCCCTAGATATCTCAAAGTTCTCCAACATTCTCCCATGTACTTTCTGAGCTCGCCCAGAGTCTCCATCAGTAGCACCGCCCaagatcatatgaatcattcctctcgtAGGGTGGTTATCCTCATTCGTTCCCCTCCTCGGTTTGACGGGCTCCTGAAGGACATCTTGACCTCAACCTTTCCCTCTCTGCTCCCCAACCCCCTGATTTATCCATGGAGGGCCTTGACCACGTCTAGGGGACGGGCGAGACCTCGGTTGACTCCCGGATGCGGATCCTTCTCGTTTGTCCCGCGAAGGAAATCTAGCACTTCACTCAACTCTTCGTGAGTTCTCCCACCTCTCCACGGGCTCCTCACCTCCATCACCTCATCACGACTCCTATCCAGGGGAACATGTGATGAGAATTATCCTCTAGTTCTAGTTCTGTCCTCCTCTCTTTCCCCTGCTCCCTCAACTATACTTCCTCGAGGCCGGTTCTCCATCCTTCTGTACCATTGGGCATCTTTCAAGTTTACATATTTCTCAGCTCTAGCCAACAgatttgaaagcggaccggttacggtggccggaagcgcaacggaagtcaaaattttttaattttaatgctaaaatttcggccaccttgtttttgtgcaacatttacattcaaacaccataaaacatacataggatgtaagaaattttttttttacctatcaaccccttgaggttgatgatggctccaactttgttgtaaacaacaaagctcttcaaaggatagaaaaatctacaagctcctcctcctttgcttcaaaataaggcccaccactaacaaggtaaaccccctcaaatattgcactagaaatatttgaggaaTTTATCAAtgagaagacttttattctccaacactttgaagaacaaaagagagaaaaattttgagagaaaagaagatgataatttcggccaagtgatgcAAGAATGAGGAGTGAATGTTGAGtattggggttgcaaaaagctagatccaaaagttgcatgccttgcaatattttattcaaaaagtaATACAcgccccttcacctcccaagcatgcaaagcctagtgggcttgtaacttttataaggcccatggactttttaattgtctcaaacatatttgagcccaattagacttgacttgattttactcaagcccactagttaaataattattttcaattgggctctacaaggcccaatgttatttaattaattcaacacttaaattaatttaattatttggactctactaggcccactagtgtttaattaatccaacacttgaattaatttaatttagtccataataatgtttatgaaaatcacaattttcaaatatattattcacttggccaaattttaatctaggaacacttccataaattaaattcatatttctctcatagaagtcatacttctatttttctttacgcttataaacacatttataagccgttcaacacattgaactattttacttctcatcgggatttacaaagctagtacttgtgtggtcctcaatggttcattgatacgactagccgtgggttcacatctccatgtgattaggactaaacatgtccttatatgagcatatcccaattgctccattcttatttatcaacctcttgataataagaacgtcagaactcaagtctgatattacccaaccaatcatgttaaacgcctagcagcatcgcttacatgattccctaggtatcaaatgatagtgcctgcaagaaccattcaattatggttagcgtacagtacggtcccttcaactcatatatcccgaccgattcgacaactattggtttgtcgagagttttcaatgaatcgatactatgtgtcatgtcgtagttgcatcgatggtgtaatctatgaaacccctttcataattacaaccatactctgatcagagatttcaaactacacgcacatgaaaacacataggatatccatacccgtaggtaagcggtgaatccccgactacaatgcatcgactcctatatgtttcgccgtaacacccaaccttgccacctgatgaccccataagagtcggtaaacaagtcaaagtgaaacgctagcacatagagtctcaatgttgtcccgggtcataaggactaatggtgtacaaccataaactaggacttttccactcgataagtgagaaccacttggaaagtcctttatagagggtcgttcagtgcactctaccaggagcacctatctgcatgctcggacatcacaatgtcccctaccaatgaaacatggtactcacatcgcagatactagtctctaactcgagcggcctatatccttctcattggcggctgaatcgactaggaactgtttagaatatacagtattacaatatgagcatctcatattctttctactatttgtatattcaaggactttatctatgcaactagcatgggtatatagataaagatgcgccaatataataaattcaaatattattaaaataaagatcattTTACATAGAGTTTtatcgtgaacactcggccaacacttggcttgaCGTGCACCTAATCTAACAAGATCATCATAGCTCGACAGAGGCTTCTTGACCAGCGACTTGAAAAACTCCCCTCCCCTCAGTCCTTGTGTGAATgcacttatcatgatgtcaTGGGCAGCCGCTGGTATTTCCAGTGCTGCACTGTTGAAAATCTGGACATACTCTCGCAAAGTTTCATTCTCTTGTTGTTTCATCATGAACAGGCTCAAATAATTTTTCCGGTGTCTCTCGCTGCTAGCAAATCGGTGCAAGAAGGCAGATGAGAAGTCCTCAAAAGAACGTATAGAGTTGGGCTGCAAGGTGTTAAACTACTACTAGGCTGACCTCACCAACGTGCCCAGAAACACCCTGCACCTGACTCCATCGGAATATTGGTGCAACAGAGCCGCATTCTCAAATCTCCCCAAGTGTTCTTCAGGGTCACTATGTCCGTGATAGGATctgttattgactaaggagtgtttagaagggggggttgaataaatactTCTACGAATTTAAATGTTCTTCGAAAATTGTAGTTCAGTcttattacaaactgaactaaatatcccgtcggtcaataacaatcagttaaactgaataaacagttgcggaaagtaaactgattgaaagatagagtatctaactgaaaatgaaaaactgaagtaaagacaacgcaatatgtttctggatgttcggagatttgaataactcctacgtcaccccttctatctcaaggataggatattcactaaaagactttgatcgagtacaacacttgtacagacccacttcagttaggacttatctactgcctaaactgaaactcttagtataatacaatgatctctgtgagtaactgaacttagcacttattgaattatcaatattacagagtgctagttcgctcaacttgtagccttgattgctacgaataaatctaataagagtgagctgagattttgacagagtaatagcaagtttgagattgatagatcgtcgtcattcttcaactgctcttttgtcatatttgtagacttgtctttcaacggtaactttgaatttatgtatccgtcgattgccacttcatcatttcttggatagtgttcttgattgccacttcattattgattgtaaaacggcgtttaatttcaatagccgtaatacgttgttctatgcagtgcggctttccatattctgtctgatatgatctttcccgaggtatcttctgttgagagattttaatattttcggctgaatgttttaactgatcagttctcaactgatcagtttgtgttagctgatttcagttgataagtccagCTTCCGAatcagctgccgaatttgctttcgcgtattagatgatttaatcgattgatttatgtttttgtcaaactccagaatttagtttccaacaatttccccctttatggtgtttgacaaaaccaagaaatttaactcagctctttgttgataatagattacgcaactgaatcatagaatagctgggttccttgtagataatataaagtctgagaaaatgatatcagttgataataatagTCTGATTAATTCTTCAACTAATTCTTCAGcacaactgaatcataaaataactggacaaatgatatcagttgcttCAGCTGCTTTCCTCCTTTTTGTTAAATACCTTCATTCTGTCTGAGAGCTTTCGAACATCGATggatagaagttttacatctgaggagatacttgTGGCCATAGTAGTGAAAGAAGTCTGCAGTAATTCTATCTTCTTTGAAACGGAGGTTTCCAGTCGCCCAATTCTTTGACTGTTTACATCCTGATTTGTAGAGAAAGAGTTGATGAGTCCCTTCTTCATATCCGTTACAGTTTGGATAAGAGAGTCCATATTGGCTTGAAGTTTATTCAGTTTCTCTAAGTTGGATGCATGTGAATGGTCCAGATTTAGAGTGTGAGATAGTTGTGTGTTCTGAATTTTGGAGATGGTAGAgatcatttgctccatattattctgtaggttctgaacttcttccaagataagttcaacatctgaagaagatgaaggaggagactgataagatgttcctggttctttagagatgtGCTCAGAAGTGACCaaagtttgatcagttgagactgattcaataacattttgaactgaaatatcagtttcagttatttcttcTTGAACTGGAATATCATCAGCAGTGATTTCATCTAGATCCTGAGGTGGTGA contains:
- the LOC140830220 gene encoding uncharacterized protein gives rise to the protein MARTESRLDNMETHMGNMGARMKSLETQIGQLANALKDQNRGQFPSNTEVNPREQCKAVTLRSGKEIGVPEPTVESVEVTVEEDEGKSESVGEEKVEEPEKLLKQQPLPKVNLPYPQRFKKKGLDDQFAKFLEIFKKIHINIPFADALEQMPNYAKFIKDVMSKKRKLQEFETVKLTEECSAILQRKLPQKLKDPGRSLTYPRGIVEDVLVKVDKFIFPADFVILDMEEDQETPLIFGRTFLATGKALIDVHKGELTLRVGGDEVVFNIYNTIKGPNEVRKLTKDSLERCLLESASTLDEDDWDVQEESHALNTLHKEKSDAQLEELLEDASKEVPKASPVLKDLPSHLCYAFLDESSSHPESYSPYVDHQRRLNLAIKEVVRAEHRVTLAYRPQANGQAEISNREIKQILEKTVKTNRKDWAIKLDDAL